From a region of the Primulina eburnea isolate SZY01 chromosome 7, ASM2296580v1, whole genome shotgun sequence genome:
- the LOC140836595 gene encoding uncharacterized protein produces MADYHHVYKDVEGASTQWDDIQRKLGNLPPKPPPFKPPAFAPSEDEDLKPKGKAWIDQKTEHELEDLEDDLDDDRFLQEYRKKRLSEMRKSAKIVRFGTVIPISGSDFVREVSQAPPEVWVVVMLFKDGYPECRLLLQCLEQLATRYPATKFVKIISTECIPNYPDCNLPTLLVYNNGAVKATHVGVRSFGRRSTPESVALVLCQRDPVLNDGYGSEQSREAVLDEVRKKLVERVVRDHVDDNDDGSSSE; encoded by the exons ATGGCGGATTATCACCATGTTTACAAAGATGTGGAAGGGGCGTCGACACAGTGGGATGACATTCAAAGAAAACTGGGAAATCTTCCCCCAAAACCGCCACCATTCAAGCCACCGGCTTTTGCACCATCTGAGGATGAAGATTTGAAGCCCAAAGGCAAGGCCTGGATCGATCAGAAGACAGAGCATGAGCTTGAAGACCTCGAAGATGATCTAGATGACGATCGCTTCCTCCAAGAATATAG GAAGAAGAGGTTGTCTGAGATGAGAAAATCAGCCAAGATTGTGAGGTTTGGAACGGTGATTCCTATCTCTGGATCGGATTTCGTCCGTGAAGTTTCCCAAGCCCCGCCAGAAGTTTGGGTTGTTGTGATGCTATTCAAAGATGG ATATCCAGAATGTCGGCTGCTTTTACAATGTTTAGAACAATTGGCGACAAGATATCCCGCTACAAAATTTGTCAAAATCATATCTACAGAGTGCATTCCCAACTATCCAGATTGTAACCTTCCCACTTTGCTTGTCTATAATAATGGTGCTGTTAAGGCAACTCATGTGGGAGTGCGCAGCTTTGGTCGGAGATCAACCCCTGAAA GTGTTGCCTTAGTTCTCTGTCAGCGGGATCCTGTACTAAATGATGGGTATGGTAGTGAGCAATCCAGGGAAGCCGTCCTTGATGAAGTGCGGAAGAAGCTCGTGGAGAGGGTTGTTAGAGACCATGTAGATGATAACGATGATGGATCGTCAAGTGAATGA
- the LOC140836594 gene encoding probable receptor-like protein kinase At2g42960: MSTESLSTELSKKYGALKLWVLICVCISAFIVLILGILSIWVMCTKKSRKTSDKYSLSQIPNVSKEIEVDKVGNQCMNDHTKSLFLTIDDKANDKKSEKMLVHLSRSKSSDGDNISQCSSIYHHERAFSSQSGEEGSSGNTRKQSSFSYGVVMASPLVGLPETSHLGWGHWFTLRDLEIATSRFSADYIIGEGGYGIVYRGKLVNGSEVAVKKLLNNLGQAEKEFRVEVEAIGHVRHKNLVRLLGYCIEGVHRMLVYEYVNKGNLEQWLHGSMKQLGTFTWEARMKVLLGTAKALAYLHEAIEPKVVHRDIKSSNILIDDEFNAKVSDFGLAKLLGSGESHITTRVMGTFGYVAPEYANTGLLNEKSDVYSFGVLLLEAVTGRDPVDYGRPANEVNLVEWLKMMVGNRRAEEVVDPDLEVRPTTRSLKRALLVALRCVDPDSEKRPKMSQVVQMLETEEFPYREDRRNRKTRTASMEIESMKESSDSVEMEGKVCPSQNHSSETNN, translated from the exons ATGTCAACCGAAAGTTTAAGCACCGAGTTATCAAAGAAATATGGGGCTCTGAAACTATGGGTTTTGATTTGTGTGTGTATTAGTGCCTTTATAGTATTAATTCTTGGAATATTATCTATATGGGTCATGTGTACCAAAAAATCTCGAAAGACCTCAGACAAATATTCACTCTCTCAAATCCCTAATGTCTCAAAAGAAATCGAAGTTGACAAAGTTGGGAATCAATGTATGAACGATCACACCAAGAGTCTATTCTTGACCATTGATGACAAAGCAAATGATAAGAAATCGGAGAAGATGTTAGTTCATTTAAGTAGGAGTAAATCAAGTGATGGTGATAATATCAGCCAATGCAGTTCAATATATCATCACGAAAGGGCCTTTAGTTCTCAGTCAGGAGAGGAAGGAAGTTCAGGGAATACCCGCAAACAATCTTCATTTTCTTACGGGGTTGTTATGGCATCTCCTTTAGTTGGCTTGCCCGAAACGTCTCATCTTGGATGGGGACACTGGTTCACTCTTAGGGACCTCGAAATTGCAACAAGTCGCTTCTCAGCTGATTATATTATTGGAGAAGGTGGATATGGGATCGTTTATCGAGGAAAATTGGTCAATGGGAGTGAGGTTGCGGTTAAGAAACTTCTTAACAATCT TGGCCAAGCGGAGAAAGAATTTAGGGTCGAAGTAGAGGCTATTGGCCATGTTCGACACAAGAATCTTGTGCGTCTTCTTGGCTATTGCATAGAAGGAGTTCACAG AATGTTGGTGTATGAGTATGTCAACAAAGGCAACTTGGAACAGTGGCTTCACGGATCTATGAAACAACTTGGTACTTTTACATGGGAAGCCCGCATGAAAGTTCTTCTTGGCACAGCAAAGGC GCTGGCTTATTTGCATGAAGCTATTGAACCAAAAGTTGTTCATCGCGACATAAAATCTAGTAACATCTTGATTGACGATGAGTTCAACGCAAAGGTTTCTGATTTTGGATTGGCTAAGCTCTTGGGATCTGGAGAAAGCCATATAACAACAAGAGTTATGGGGACATTTGG TTACGTCGCTCCCGAATATGCAAATACTGGCTTGTTGAATGAAAAGAGTGATGTTTATAGTTTTGGTGTTCTGCTACTAGAAGCTGTCACAGGAAGAGACCCGGTGGATTATGGGCGTCCAGCAAATGAG GTTAATCTTGTTGAGTGGCTCAAAATGATGGTTGGGAACCGGAGAGCTGAGGAAGTCGTGGATCCTGATCTTGAAGTTAGGCCCACAACCCGTTCCTTGAAACGTGCCCTTTTGGTTGCTCTTAGGTGTGTTGACCCTGATTCAGAGAAACGCCCGAAAATGAGTCAGGTGGTTCAAATGCTTGAAACTGAGGAGTTCCCTTATCGTGAG GATCGAAGGAATAGGAAAACCAGAACAGCAAGCATGGAAATCGAATCCATGAAGGAAAGTTCTGATTCTGTTGAGATGGAAGGCAAGGTTTGTCCATCACAGAACCATTCGTCCGAGACAAACAATTGA